TCCTTgtagttgaattattttgtttgatgttGCATTTATTACATCAACCCTTGTCTCTATTGTCTTTAAATGCTCccaaggtttttttttattttcataactaAAAGAGAACCCTAACTGAAATTTCCATGTTGTTTCTTTgtgaaataaattttgttttgggtttttttttgggtggaATTCTTGTATATTTACCAGAGAGATTCgcattgaaaaaaatatagtcCAAGTTGTTTTTGTCTCATGACCTGGGGAGCAAGGAAGGAAAGCAGAATCATTCTGTCACTTCTCTTGACGTCAAAGTAGTTATTTATTACTTTGGAATAATACTGATGTATGGAGGTGGTATTTAATGTTTAGACAGGAGAAATTTTCTACATAAACCGGAACAACCGAATGAGAGTGATGGAAGATCCAAGGAACTCGGTTAGCAACAACAATGCAGGTGAATTTAGTGGAGAGTCTGATGTAACTGTGTTTTCAGAAGATGACAGCTTGTCCTATTATGAGAGCGAAGAGTCATCAAGGGAGAGTCAcatagaagaggaagaagaacaagttcttGTGGTTGCTGGTTGCAAAGCTTGTTTAATGTATTTCATGGTACCTAAACTCTTAAATGATTGCCCCAAATGTTCAGCTCATCTTCTCCGCTTTGATCGACCTCACTCTGCTTCTCCTTAAACCTCTTATTTACTGTTGTTTTTCCCTTTCTTTTTCAGTCTCTTCACACAAGCTTTTAGTTTTCCTTTCATTTTCTTAACTCGATCATTTTCATCTCATAGACTCTATATGTATAAAGTATTGGCCGTGTTCTGTTTCATTCGCATTAACACGAGGTTTGACGGCAATGTTTCAACCAACAGATGAAAAACATTAATCAGGGCTAGAATGGTGGTAGCATGCATGTTTTGTATGGAGTTTGCACATTTGTGAGATAAAAAATCGATTGGTTATGAAAAGAGAGAGTGTCGAGTGTTAATAGGGGATGTTTGGGACAGTTGCTAGTTTGCTACACTAGCAACATTTTAAATTGGGTCAATGAAGGATAAGAGGCCTCAAGACTCGCGCTCTGCgtgggagggggggggggaatcATAATGATTGCAGCATGTGAGTACCACATTTTCTGTTGTTTCCTagttttgaccaaaataaagattactaaaacaacaattaaaAGAGAAAACTTAATGCAACTTTATATTCAAACACAAATACTTAACTAGTAATTCTTTCATCTCAGATAAGTTGTCATTGTAGAGAGAAATTTCTTTTCTACAAAATAAgtatagttttattattttaatgcaattTTCACATTATCTATTTTGCCtctaattaaaattgaaaacaataaatgttataaaattttaataattaaatatggataaaactaaacatttaactattttataatttgcttaaaaattttaaacatttaatttgAAACGGACGGAGTATTACCGTTAGTAAACATTGacaaaaatagtttatatattaaatattccAACAGACAGATTTATTTTGTGGAGATATAACTGGATTTTTAGTTTGTGCTAAAAATTTTGAAAGTCAATGAATGTAATTACTTAAATTATCACCATAAGTTTCATAACTAATGATGCTTAATACTATTACATTAAATGCTTGCTAATAAAAAGTCCGCTTATGTGCTCATGTCAACTCTTGGACATCTGTGTGTCTCtgtgtatttaaatatttttggttcatTTTGTTAGATAGTTAACTTTTATTTCCATTGCTGCTTCCACCGTCAAAAGAGGAGCGAGAGCTGGtaattttgtgaaaattttcaCGTTTTTCTTCACTATAGAAACAAAAGAGCTGTACTTTTAGTTAATCCTACAAGATGTTCGAGAGTTGAAATTAGCTCATTAGTAGTCACTTagaggcttcacatgcttgggaGGATGAAAACGtaacaaaagataaaacataTTAATCTCACACAACTGAGGTACATAGCCCAATGAGAGGCTTGAGCCAGAAAATTACAACTGGTGTGGTTTACAAAAACATACATGTTGGCCTAAGAGTTTGCGTAGTGcatatacaacaaaaaaaaactcttgaagagacgaaaggacaaatggagCATAGATTGTTACGTATGTGGTAATAGAATCGTAAGGCAGATTAAGGACAATTTGGAATTATTAGACTCGTCCAGCTGGTATGATTGTATATTAATGAACAAAATAGATCGGTTCTAGATAATTTCACAATCGTATGACTAAGTGTAAAAAACAACAAAGA
The window above is part of the Brassica napus cultivar Da-Ae chromosome C3, Da-Ae, whole genome shotgun sequence genome. Proteins encoded here:
- the LOC106385964 gene encoding uncharacterized protein LOC106385964 — encoded protein: MDMATVTKYLERSVQNCSLSNKIRSFEDELGLTDESEEDHVPILDRTLELNSHIPVPSHLEHCLDLKTGEIFYINRNNRMRVMEDPRNSVSNNNAGEFSGESDVTVFSEDDSLSYYESEESSRESHIEEEEEQVLVVAGCKACLMYFMVPKLLNDCPKCSAHLLRFDRPHSASP